Below is a genomic region from Castanea sativa cultivar Marrone di Chiusa Pesio chromosome 2, ASM4071231v1.
atcaagaatgtaaaaaatatatttgcatttttatttatcaaaatgatGTTTGCATTCTTAAATAGGCATGAAtcatatctatctatctatatcaGTCACTATATCATGCATTTTACAAATTTGTAAACACATAGTATGATCACATCGCTACAACACTTAAtgtctttctattttgtctATGAAATAGAACGCTAAAGATTATAATTTTGTacaaggaaaattattgaaatactTTGTTTGATAAATAGATTGTTGGGGTGGGTGGAGGATTTAAACTCTAGATGTTTTCGTTGGAAGCATTAGGAGGTGTCAACTAGTTGAGCAACAAAATTCTAGCAAAAATCTATGAAATATTGAAGgaaattaataacaatttacaCTGCACATAGTGGAGGAACTCAACTAGTTAGAAAAAGGATTGGGTTAcggtatgaaaaatatattaagaattCTAAGAAATTGTCCAATGATTTTCATGAAATGGTGTTTTGTTATCTTAGTCTAGATCCTAAGAAGAGTTCCAATAGTTCACTCatctatatatactataaaatcaaagtttctgacatttttaatttttttttgactttctcATGACTTGGCTTGTAAAATTTGAAGCTcttacaatttttcacattagcaatatttaaaaaaattaattaaaaaaaaaaactctctttctcccccaaaaaacaaaacacgataaaattctaaaaatgcAAACTCAACCCCAAAACTTCCAAATGCAAACTTGAGTCAATTTTCCATCTCCTTCTTTTCATTCAACGCATCTCCCctccttttctcttcttcttcaactcccGGTCTCTCCATCATCTCTTTctcccaaaaaacaaaaccacattATCCTATCCCACACAATATAATCACTAtcatcaattaaatttttttattccaactCCAAATTTAAATAGGAATTTAGATTTGCTTAGAATTAGAAACCCTATATCATAAATAgtgttttttggttgtttgttgcATTATTATAACTCAAGCGTGGAGTAAATTACCAGAATTTGTAttgttattaaattattataactCAAGTTTGGCGTGAATTACCATAATTTGTATTGCATATCATGACTGTTGGTGGCCAAAATTTGTATTGCGACTCACGGCGGGTGGATTGATGTTAAGTTTAGTACttcatatattttcttatttattttggtggtgTTGAAGTTGTTATTATGCCGTGTTAAGTTCTTTAGTGTGGTGAATCCAACAAAAATTGGTAGTTACATATCAGATTTTCTTGATATTGGCCTTCTTGGACCTCTTTTTAAAGTGAATTCGCTCAGTTTTTTTATAAACTCAATATATATTCTAACATGAATATATGATCTGTTGGAaattaatttttactaatttttaataataattgaatttgaaaaactATTGGTATTGTCAAAGACTAATAATAACTGGGGCTGATGATATTCTCATGAACCAGCTGGTTGTATCTAGAATACCCTCTAGTCAAGTATGAATATCATCTACTATAAGTGTCTATGTAGAAGATAAAATTATGTCCTTTGtagcaaaacaaaaatattgggtTTTGTGTACAGTATCAACTGTGCaacaaagaaattgaaaacataattttagcACTtcattacttatttattttgatgGTGTTGAATTTGTTTAATTTGGTTTAGTATGCAATATTATGTATTGGGTCAACTTGAGTGTGTGATAATTTAGAGTGGTGAGATGCTAAATACTAAGTAACTAAGAGAAGAAGAGATAAATAAGAAGAGAGCAAAGCTTTGCAAGCACGGACAAGGTCCAGTcaatatatagatagatagatttGCCTCCCTGCTATTGGAAACTACAGATTGACATCAAGCTTCCCTAGAAAAGTTTTGTTCTATGCGACATTAGTCATTTTTCATAGTGGAAACATGCGCATATACATGCTTACATATTCAAATGGatgaatatatttttaagatggtaaaataatagtttttaagatggtaaaataatatattttttaagtcagATCATCATCTTGAAAAAATTTCTGTAGCCTTCACCGCTTCCATTAGGCCTCAAAGGCTCAAATTCTTGCCCAATACAATGCCAGGTCAAAGTCAAACACGACGCTATCGGGTGAAGAAAATTAGTGCTTTAGATATTGGGGCCCACGCAGAAACTAGAGCTTTAGATGAATGCATCCAGGAGAAACAAGTTGGACTGATCATATATTCCTATTGAAACTTGCACTCATTGGATTGTTTTTGTCAGACCAGCTAGTCCTCGTCGTTTACAATAAAAACAGCAACAACAAGAAATTGAATCACAAAGCCCCACCTTCTCCAAATCGTCACTGCAAACGTCATTAATACTCTTACCTAGTCCACTTTAGTACGTAATTTCTAATaccacaaaaatttcacaatttttgttataattattttacaTTATGGCTGATTGTCTACCACTTTTCTATAAAttcattaattactttttctcTATCAATTATAGTTTATTATGTGTACGATTGTGGCAAAATTTGTGACTTAAAAGCTACAATTTTTTGCTCTATTTTTAAGCCTTGCTCATCCTTATATGCATTAGTCCATCTATATAAATCTCACAGATCTCAAGTACAAAAcaactattttgtttttgtttagacTTTTCACAATCgttatcaaatatcaaataatcATGTTGAAGCAGCAACATAGCCAATTTGTCATAGTTGCATATCCTGCGCAAGGCCATATAAACCCTGCCTTCCAATTCGCTGAACGCCTCATTCGCTTGGGAGTGCATGTCACCTTCTTCACCACTGTTGGTGCCCACCGTCAAGGCATGATCAAAAGCTGTCCTCCTGATGGCTTGTCGTTCGCCACCTTCTCTGACGGCTATGATGACGGAATTGTAGACGATGTTGAAAAACAATGGGATCAGCTCAAGTACAATGGCTCTAAAGCTCTCACTGACCTCATTGTCTCCACCGCCAATAAACAGTGCATAGTCTACACCATGCTTCTACCTTGGGTTGTTGATGTGGCTTGTGAGCTTCATCTTCCTTCTGCCCTTCTTTGGATTCAACCTGCAATGGTTTTTGACATATACTACTATTATTACAATGGTTTTGCCGATGTTATTGGGAATGACAGCGATGACCGACCCTCCTGTTCGATACAGTTACCGGGTTTGCCATTACTCGCTACTCGTGACCTTCCCTCCTTCTTGCTTGCTTCAAACCCATATGCTCTTTTACGCCCTAAATTCCAAGCCCAACTTGAAGCGCTTGAAAAGGAGAGCAATCCTAGAGTTCTAGTGAATACCTTTGATGCATTAGAGCCCGAGGCTTTAAAAGCGCTTGAAAAACTTAACTTGGTTTCAGTTGGACCGCTAGTTCCATATGCTATTTTGGATGGAAGAGATCTATCTAATGGCTCCAAAAATTACATCAAATGGCTCAACTCGAAGTCTGAATCATCGGTCATTTACGTTTCATTTGGAAGCTTATTGGTGTTAAAAAAGCAACAAATGGAGGAAATTGCACGTGGATTGTTGGATTGTGGGAGGCCCTTCTTATGGGTCATAAGAGCTAAGGAAAGTGGAGAAGAAGAGAAGTTGAGTTGTAGAGAGGAATTGGAACAAATGGGAATGATAGTGCCATGGTGTTCCCAAGTGGAGGTTTTGTCACATCCTTCACTAGGATGCTTTGTGACACATTGTGGGTGGAATTCAACTTTGGAGAGTTTGGTTTTAGGGGTGCCAATGGTAGCATTTCCACAACAGTCTGATCAAGGGACAAATGCGAAGCTAATTGAAGATGTGTGGAAGATAGGGGTGAGGGTGACGGTGAATAAAGATGAGATTGTTGAAGGTGATGAGATTAAGAGATGTTTGGAATTGGTTGTGGGAGATGGAGAAAGAAGGGAAGCAATTAGAAGGAATGCCAAGAAATGGAAGGAGTTGGCTATGGAGGCTACCAACGAAGTTGGTTCTTCTTCCTATATCAATCTCAAAGCTTTTGTGGATGAGATTGGTGAAGGTAACCTCGTTGTTAAAAGTGTGCAGGTTTGCTgatgaaataaaaagaagtgtTCTTTTATTTCATCACTCTTATTAGCAATGTTATAGGCACTCAGTCTTGCTCTTGCAACTTGTTATGATGCTTCACATGTAATTATAGAAAGTGATTCTAAGACATGTATAAATTCCCTCTCAGGGTAGTATTCATTGGACACTAAATCATTTTGTAGTGGCTGTCCATGTGGCATGGTCCTCCCTGATTTCAGTTTCCTTTAATTGAGTTTATTGTGAGACAAATATCAAATATGGCTGCTCATAAATTAGCTAAATGGTCTAGGAATCAAAGTTGGGTTGGTTCCTTTGGTTTGGGTTGTTGCCCTCCCAGTGAGTATAGTCATGTAGAAAGGGAGGTtgtctcttttctttccttgtaATTTGCTTTCCGTTGAATAATATTTTCAACTcttcaaaaaaatgtttttgtttttacatccatactttcatatattaaaatgtgtatatttttacattaattGTGAAGACTGATATAAAATAGTAGAGATAAATGAGTGTAACGAGTTATTTTCCATGGGCGGttgatttatgttttttgcCTTTGTCTTATCTTGTCATTCTTTATTTGTTACAAGGTTAAGGCAAATCAACTATGCAGTttggaaaatatataattatggttTGGTTTGTCCAGTAGCTATATGCATATTAGGTCTTCTAAACATATTTGTGGACCTCACATTCtgtaatataaaattggttggtAGCAATTAGCCAATCACATCTTAATGAAATTTCTTGTGCTTTACTATCTAAGACTAAGCAAAACCTGTTCCTATCCcaaaagtagaaaaataaaataaaaaataaagcaaatccTACTTGTCATATTTATATGCATTGGTAAAGGGACACGTGTCATCACTTTGTACATTCatcaattttggaaaaaaatattttgtatcaaataacATCACGTCATCTGTATTAAAATCCAATAGCCAAGAGAcgtgtacaaaaataattactCACTAACACATGTCTTTCATTTGTTAGTGGAGTAGTTATTTGTTACTGACATGTCTCACACTTATTAGATTTTAAAACTGCTAACATGATATCATTTGATACTAAATACCTTCTCTAATTTTGGAATCCAACTTTGCTTGTTTATCCTTTGTAGTCTCCCTTTAGGTTAACTTAGCCTTACTTCTTGTGCGGTTCTATATTGTTAATGCCAGTAATTTTAATTCTATTAACTGCTTTAATTAATCCTTGTTCAATTTAGTTTTATGTATTGTTACTTTTTGTTCAAGTTAGTTCAGTTTAGCATTCAGTTACAGTTAATTTAATCATGCTTGGTCACGTATAAAAAGGAATACCTTATCACACTTTGGTTAAAGTCTTCTTTGTAGAGGTAATATCAAGGACAGGACTTCCACATTTGGATTGTGAAGCATGAAATTGTTGCCTTCACATTGCCCCTAACTAGCCTAATCGATATGTTGCTAAGTTATGCAGTTGCTGCTGAACTGCTGAGAATTCCATACACAACTGAAATTGACAAGAGACTAATAGCACTCATTTTTATTAGTTTGGAAATTAATAATGCTTAGGTGAAACTTTAGAaatcaaaatgacaaaaatgcttAATTATTAAGcttcaaagattaaaaaaaaatgtttagtaGATAAACTTCATGAATCAATAgtatatttcaacaaaaaaattatgaaaaattagaAGTGCCTTTGTAATAATCATAGGGCATACAATCCATGTCAACTAATTGATGGTCAGCCATAGCAAGACGCCTTGACACAACCAGCTAGAGTTAGAAACTCATGGGAAGCAAAAAGTATCTATGCTTCTCTTTctcacaacaaattatatatctaggaaacatatatatatatatatattttttttttggtactagtTGGCATCTACTATTTCACATATATTTCTACAATTGATAATGTAGAAatgtttaaacttttaaaaaagtCCACATTTTAACCTATAAaagtgaataaaataaaaagtagatgtatgagaatatatatatatattttttatcaatatgACCTAAGGATAAAAGCTATTACACACATTTACACaccatatctatatatataatgtaagaaCACGAAATTAGGCAGCCCAAGCCCACCAAAAACAGTGATGTTGGATTTCCTAAACCCAGTCCAAAATAATAGATATTTGTATAGAAAGTGAGATGAACAAGTGTGAGCTTCGCCCGAGGACACAGATAGGAAAAGAAAGACCAAAAGCTTAaagttttaatatatgaatGGAGCTTTACAAGCTTACCCGAGGACAAAGTTCTTGGTTGTTACAAATACTGTTCATTTTCTCTCAGTTACTATTCTCTCAATTCTTCCTGGATCCCCCTTTATCTGAGAATCTCATTCCTTTATATACTCCATGGCGTCTTGTATCCTAACCCTCCATCTTTAATTCTCCCAAATCTTCTTAGGACACTTGTCCCACTAGACTCCTGGTGAAGGTGGTGGGAGGAACTACTGAGCTGTGGATttactgttcaggtcatttcctcattaatgcagtcGATAAAGCTGTTGTCAACCATTCAATGTGGAGGAACATGTGGTACTTTACAAGAAATGTCCTACAAAGTCCCATTCAACTCCTGAGGCACCCATTATATCCCCCACGAGTGCTCCGCGACTTCCCATTCTATCCTCGGACCACCTCACTCCTCGGGCCGTGGATGCTCATTCTAGAAGAATAGTTGAAAGCTACAACGGTGCTTCCCATCTttggtcctcgggtcctcacatataataataagtaaagtcgagagaaactcaaattaaaattccaaattagagttctaattttgcaccatgtgtcctaaattatttatttttaaagagttttatatttcttaactttagaatcaaatgtgggaccacatcataaatattcatccaagtaaattattaattacaaaaaccaaagagtctagaatataTGAATcgttaaaaaaaatggacaatttatattttatacctaataatatctttacaaatttttttaatgagttaacaaaatataaaaatgactatcaatagtatttaaattatatatatatatatacatatatatatatatatatatatatataggaattatattatgcatcttattgtatatctttaagtgtatccattTATATGCATGGAGTTGCAAGTTAGTGTAAAAATAATTGATGTGAATTACTCATAACCAAGCgtatgtaataactaataatcacCACTACTCATAACCTGATTGTACACCTGGTGCTTCCATTAAGGGGCTGCTCCATATTAAGCCAAGTTTGTGACcgccctaaatttttttaggttcaatataattaaaatttggcaacaaacttGATTATTGACTAAGGCTAAAActccacttaatatttttttattggatgcgaattttgacaaatccaccattagataatttttttttcttatatcctccatgtttgtaaaatttctagaagATCAATGGTCAGTAGTTATGTcattaattaaatgtttaaattttaagtttttatagtctaaaattatacataaaaaataattttatggatcaaatagtaaataatatccgattaacatgaaatttgacatgtgttttaagaacattAAGAATAATCAATTCAacggttatattttcaaaatgtgtagtcatgttaatttgtttCGTGAGAATTATAGTCTTAGGTTATAACTaagtttgtaactaaatttcGTGCTTAAACTTTAGTtctcttaacaatatattagacccttacaaaaaaaaaaaaaaaaaaagcctaagaaaatttttatctaactataattttgaaagagatataacttttattatcgataatgagattatcatgcaataatttcaaaaataagaaaactcataaaatgaaattgtaaaactttatgtatttacatgttttttttttgttaatacaTGAAGTTAtctatttattagattttgtataatttaagtttcttagtgCATTAATTGGCATTGGGGATTGTAAATCCCccaaattgtaaatttatagcaTCCAAACCTTAAAAGTGTGCACTATCCAGAACtctaattggaaaaaaatttacaatttatagCAAgatagtatttaaaaaaaaatgttctattggattttgcattttatttgaatattgaggtaaattattttattgtgtaaatatattattttaatatattatataataaaataaaaataaaaatattattaaatagtataatataataaataattttttttaaataataaaataagatactTTCTAAATACCAGAT
It encodes:
- the LOC142626437 gene encoding phloretin 4'-O-glucosyltransferase-like, whose protein sequence is MLKQQHSQFVIVAYPAQGHINPAFQFAERLIRLGVHVTFFTTVGAHRQGMIKSCPPDGLSFATFSDGYDDGIVDDVEKQWDQLKYNGSKALTDLIVSTANKQCIVYTMLLPWVVDVACELHLPSALLWIQPAMVFDIYYYYYNGFADVIGNDSDDRPSCSIQLPGLPLLATRDLPSFLLASNPYALLRPKFQAQLEALEKESNPRVLVNTFDALEPEALKALEKLNLVSVGPLVPYAILDGRDLSNGSKNYIKWLNSKSESSVIYVSFGSLLVLKKQQMEEIARGLLDCGRPFLWVIRAKESGEEEKLSCREELEQMGMIVPWCSQVEVLSHPSLGCFVTHCGWNSTLESLVLGVPMVAFPQQSDQGTNAKLIEDVWKIGVRVTVNKDEIVEGDEIKRCLELVVGDGERREAIRRNAKKWKELAMEATNEVGSSSYINLKAFVDEIGEGNLVVKSVQVC